From Thermococcus barophilus MP:
CTGGTTGCCCAGATTAAAGGGATTATATGACGGGATTATTGCAGATAATGCCGTAAAAGTGCTTAATCTCATAGAATTGGGTGTTCTTTAGGCAAAAAGTTTTTAAACTGCTGAAGATGCTTCTTTTGAGGCGATGAGTATGCCAAGCTGGGAAGAAAACAGAGTTTTAATCCTTGGGCATAGAGGTTTCATGTCGAAATACCCCGAAAACAGCATTTTGGCATTTGTTGAGGCAATTAGTGCAGGTGCAGATGGTATTGAGCTTGATGTCTGGCTGACCAAAGATGGAAAAGCGATAATAATGCACGATGAAACCTTAGAGAGAACTGCAAAGATAAAGAAAAAGACCAAAGACGTTACCCTTGAAGAAATAAAATCAGCTGATTTGGGAATGGGGCAGAGGGTTCCAACCCTTGAGGAAGTTTTTCAGGTCATTCCAGAGGACTCTCTCATTAACATTGAAATAAAGGATGTAGATGCTGCAGAAGAGAGCATTAAAATTGTCAAAAAATTTGATGCCTGCGATAGAGTTATGATTTCTTCATTCAACATCGATGCCCTCAGGAAAGTTAGAGAATACAGTAAAGATGTTAGGCTTGGTCTTTTAATTGATAATGAGCAGATAGTCCCACAGATTCCCAAGCTGAAGGAAGAGCTTAATTTATGGTCGATAAATGCACCTATGGAAGGAATCCCAATCATTGGATTCGAGAAGTTCAAGCAAGCCTTGGCGTGGGCTAAGAGCCTGGGATTAAAAGTTGTTCTCTGGACTGAAAATGATGAGCTGTTCTACGTAAATGACAACTTAAAGCGCTTAGTAGGTTTTTTTGATGTCGTCATTGTCAACGATGTTGTGAGAATGATTGACTATTTAAGGAGTTTGGGTTTGAGGTGATTCTTTTTCTCTCTTCATGCTTGAGCGAGCGAAGGAATTATATATTGCCGTCCTGACGATGTTCTTATATCGCTCAAGCTTCCCAGAAAGGAGCTTGAAAGGGAGCTTAAGCTTGAGTTAGCGGTTATTTTTTATCAGCGGGGAGCATTGTCACTTGGGAAAGCCGCTAAACTTGCGGACATTACAAAAAGGGAGTTTTTAAAGGAGCTTGCAAAAAGAGGGATTCCAAGACACTACACAGAAAAAGAGCTGAAGGAGGATTTGGAGTTTGCCTGTGGTTAAGTTTCTTTTGCCTTCAATCCCTTAACCCTCGACTCGCCAAGCTTTTCACCCATCTTTTCTGCGAGCTTTTCGAGCATCTCCTCCTGCTCGAAGCGCTTAAGACGGTGATAGGATATTACCGTTGCTACCGTGGCGATTAAAGAGGCAACGGATGCCAATTTGACTACCCAAGCAGAGTCTTCCATCACTTTCATGAGCGCTTCTGGGTCTGAGTATAGGAGCATTGAGCCCCCTATAATTCCTAAGAGAATTATCAAACACCGTTTAAAGTCCTCATCCGCTTCTTTTTTATCTTTAGGGTTCTCAATTAAGATGGCTAAAGCATAAAAGCCTCCCGCCATTATCGAAAACATCAATACCACTACACCAAGAGCACCTACCGAGCCCATTTCCCTTCTCCCGAAGGGTTAATATATAAGCTCTACAACATCCATAATTAGAGGGCTTACAATGAGCATT
This genomic window contains:
- a CDS encoding UPF0175 family protein; protein product: MYCRPDDVLISLKLPRKELERELKLELAVIFYQRGALSLGKAAKLADITKREFLKELAKRGIPRHYTEKELKEDLEFACG
- a CDS encoding glycerophosphodiester phosphodiesterase family protein encodes the protein MPSWEENRVLILGHRGFMSKYPENSILAFVEAISAGADGIELDVWLTKDGKAIIMHDETLERTAKIKKKTKDVTLEEIKSADLGMGQRVPTLEEVFQVIPEDSLINIEIKDVDAAEESIKIVKKFDACDRVMISSFNIDALRKVREYSKDVRLGLLIDNEQIVPQIPKLKEELNLWSINAPMEGIPIIGFEKFKQALAWAKSLGLKVVLWTENDELFYVNDNLKRLVGFFDVVIVNDVVRMIDYLRSLGLR